The DNA region AGCAACCCACAAAAAACAGAGCCACCTTGATGGGTTCTTGCAAACACCAAGAACACGATCAACCACAAGAACCCAAATGCCTATGGATCCATGGCCCCATAATTGTCGGCGCTGGCCCATCAGGATTAGCCGCCGCTGCTTCCCTTTCCCACAATCGAATCCCTTCGCTCATTCTCGAGAAATCCGATTGCATCGCTTCCCTTTGGCACTACCGGACCTACGATCGCCTCAAACTTCATCTCCCCAAGCATTTTTGCGAGCTTCCTCTCATGGGTTTCCCTCAAAACTTCCCAAAATACCCTTCCAAAGATCAGTTCATTTCATACATGGAATCCTACGCTTCCCATTTCTCCATTCAACCCCGGTTCAATCAGACCGTTCTCGCCGCTGAATTCGACTCTGTTTCCCGGTTTTGGAGAGTCTCCACTCAAGATACTCAGTACATTTCGCGCTGGCTC from Cucurbita pepo subsp. pepo cultivar mu-cu-16 unplaced genomic scaffold, ASM280686v2 Cp4.1_scaffold005450, whole genome shotgun sequence includes:
- the LOC111787119 gene encoding probable indole-3-pyruvate monooxygenase YUCCA4, which gives rise to MGSCKHQEHDQPQEPKCLWIHGPIIVGAGPSGLAAAASLSHNRIPSLILEKSDCIASLWHYRTYDRLKLHLPKHFCELPLMGFPQNFPKYPSKDQFISYMESYASHFSIQPRFNQTVLAAEFDSVSRFWRVSTQDTQYISRWLIVATGENAEPVIPEILGIERFTRTVVHTSMYKSGSEFKNQRVLVVGCGNSGMEVSLDLCRQNAIPHMVVRNT